The proteins below come from a single Hemitrygon akajei chromosome 2, sHemAka1.3, whole genome shotgun sequence genomic window:
- the prxl2c gene encoding peroxiredoxin-like 2C, with translation MSASLENTLEAPQIVQIKRSSQNQPYPPPVIDIKAAEDCFVVDCYGRKISFPSLYKKRKAILIFVRHFLCYTCREYVEDLAKIPQKYLEDAGVRLIVIGQSIHDHIQGFCALTGYTHEIYTDPTRNVYKSLQMKQGETFHQAVRSPHIKSSTLTGIFKSMWNAMKSPVFDFQGDPGQQGGALIIGPGDKLHFGHLDLNRFDHAPINLLLQLAGVKTVDFSNKAEVIDI, from the exons ATGTCGGCCAGCCTGGAAAACACACTGGAAGCTCCCCAAATTGTGCAGATCAAAAGAAGCTCCCAGAACCAACCCTACCCACCCCCAGTCATTGACATCAAGGCTGCCGAAGACTGTTTCGTTGTTGACTGTTATGGAAGAAAAATATCATTCCCAAGTTTGTATAAGAAGAGGAAAGCTATCTTGATTTTTGTCAGG cattttctgtgttataCCTGCAGAGAGTATGTGGAAGACCTAGCaaaaattccacagaaatatctGGAG GATGCTGGTGTCAGACTAATAGTCATTGGACAATCCATCCATGACCACATACAG GGTTTTTGTGCACTAACTGGATATACTCATGAAATTTACACTGATCCAACCAGAAACGTTTATAAAAGTTTACAAATGAAACAGGGAGAAACATTCCATCAAGCAG TCAGGAGTCCCCACATTAAATCAAGTACATTGACCGGAATCTTTAAGAGTATGTGGAATGCGATGAAGAGCCCGGTATTTGATTTTCAGGGTGATCCAGGACAACAAGGTGGAGCTTTGATCATAGGACCAG GAGATAAGCTTCACTTTGGACATCTTGATTTAAACAGGTTCGATCATGCACCCATCAACTTATTGCTGCAGCTGGCAGGAGTTAAAACTGTGGATTTTTCCAATAAGGCTGAGGTCATTGACATCTGA